A single window of Zetaproteobacteria bacterium DNA harbors:
- a CDS encoding NAD(P) transhydrogenase subunit alpha has protein sequence MEQLEQNIAQAAHGAGVDPFIFAITVFVLAVFVGYHVVWNVTPALHTPLMSLTNAVSSIIIVGAILAAAPERLDLPTGLGLVAVALAAVNIVGGFMVTQRMLAMFRKRDGER, from the coding sequence ATGGAACAGTTGGAGCAGAACATCGCCCAGGCCGCCCACGGTGCAGGGGTGGACCCCTTCATCTTCGCCATCACCGTCTTCGTACTGGCGGTCTTCGTCGGCTACCATGTGGTGTGGAACGTGACGCCGGCGTTGCATACCCCGCTGATGAGCCTGACCAATGCGGTCTCCAGCATCATCATCGTCGGCGCCATCCTCGCCGCCGCGCCCGAACGGCTCGATCTGCCCACCGGCCTCGGGCTGGTGGCGGTGGCGCTGGCCGCGGTCAACATCGTCGGCGGCTTCATGGTGACCCAGCGCATGCTGGCCATGTTCCGTAAGCGCGACGGGGAGCGGTAG
- a CDS encoding Re/Si-specific NAD(P)(+) transhydrogenase subunit alpha, which produces MRIAIPAETLPGERRVAATPETVHKLVAAGHRVTVQTGAGGGAMIRDHAFAEAGARLVEDAAGACLDADMVLKVRAPTEEELAVLRQGAVVVALFAPYTNPLLARYNAANLTCFALELVPRISRAQSMDVLSSQANIAGYKAVLMAQHYYPRFMPMLMTAAGTVQPARVLVLGAGVAGLQAIATARRLGATVEAFDVRAAAREQVESLGARFVEVESDESGEDAGGYAREMSEEYKRRQAALIAERAEAADIIITTAMIPGRPAPVLIPPEVVGRMRMGSVIVDLAAAAGGNCPLTRKDEVVHHAGVTIIGDTNIPSRMAADASSLYARNVLHFAGLLFDDGGGLRIDAEDAIVSATLLCHEGSFLQPRFLESGGG; this is translated from the coding sequence ATGCGCATCGCAATTCCCGCCGAAACGCTGCCCGGAGAACGGAGGGTGGCTGCGACACCGGAGACGGTGCACAAGCTGGTCGCCGCCGGCCATCGGGTGACGGTGCAGACCGGGGCCGGTGGCGGGGCGATGATCCGCGACCACGCCTTCGCCGAGGCCGGGGCGCGGTTGGTGGAGGATGCCGCCGGAGCCTGTCTCGATGCCGACATGGTGCTCAAGGTGCGCGCGCCCACCGAGGAGGAGCTGGCCGTGTTGCGTCAGGGGGCGGTGGTGGTGGCCCTCTTCGCCCCCTACACCAATCCGTTGCTGGCGCGGTACAATGCGGCCAACCTCACCTGCTTCGCGCTCGAGCTGGTGCCGCGCATCTCACGGGCGCAGAGCATGGATGTGCTCTCCTCCCAGGCCAACATCGCCGGCTACAAGGCGGTGTTGATGGCCCAGCACTACTATCCCCGCTTCATGCCCATGTTGATGACCGCCGCCGGCACGGTGCAGCCGGCGCGGGTGCTGGTGCTCGGCGCCGGTGTGGCCGGGCTGCAGGCGATCGCCACCGCCCGTCGCCTCGGCGCCACCGTGGAGGCCTTCGACGTCCGTGCCGCCGCCCGCGAGCAGGTGGAGAGCCTCGGCGCCCGCTTCGTCGAGGTGGAGAGCGACGAGAGCGGCGAGGATGCCGGAGGCTACGCACGGGAGATGAGCGAGGAGTACAAGCGGCGTCAGGCGGCGTTGATCGCCGAGCGGGCCGAGGCGGCCGACATCATCATCACCACCGCCATGATTCCCGGCCGTCCGGCGCCGGTGCTGATCCCACCGGAGGTGGTGGGGCGGATGCGCATGGGCAGCGTCATCGTCGATCTCGCCGCGGCGGCGGGGGGCAACTGTCCGCTGACGCGCAAGGACGAGGTGGTACACCACGCCGGGGTGACCATCATCGGCGATACCAACATCCCCTCGCGCATGGCGGCGGACGCCAGCAGCCTCTACGCACGCAACGTCCTCCATTTCGCCGGTCTGCTCTTCGACGACGGCGGCGGGCTGCGCATCGATGCGGAGGATGCGATCGTCTCCGCCACCCTGCTGTGCCACGAGGGGAGCTTCCTCCAGCCGAGGTTCCTTGAATCGGGGGGCGGATGA
- a CDS encoding adenosine kinase: protein MKYDLYGVGNAIMDIQVRVDDAFLERCGIEKGVMTLVDAERQRELLDALAGHPRNYCSGGSAANTIVGVAEMGGRCAYACLTGDDRFGRMYLEEMRSLGIEVGIRPVADGVSGSCLVLVTPDAQRTMLTHLGASAGLGREHLEEADIGAARWLYVEGYLFAGDATRGAALEAIDRARSAGGVQVALTLSDPFIVEVARETLASLIERGAIDLLFCNELEGRALAGCDAPEECARWMGRRVPAVALTMGAKGSLILHDGILEEIDGVAVDAVDTTGAGDMYAAGVLYGITHGRSWREAGEIGSRAAARIVTRPGARLGAGAAEVSAGLPG from the coding sequence ATGAAATACGACCTCTACGGCGTGGGCAACGCCATCATGGACATCCAGGTACGGGTGGACGACGCGTTCCTGGAGCGCTGCGGCATCGAGAAGGGGGTGATGACCCTGGTGGATGCCGAGCGGCAACGGGAGCTGCTCGACGCGCTGGCCGGCCATCCGCGGAACTACTGCTCCGGCGGTTCGGCGGCCAACACCATCGTCGGCGTCGCCGAGATGGGCGGGCGCTGCGCTTACGCCTGCCTGACCGGGGACGACCGCTTCGGCCGGATGTACCTCGAGGAGATGCGGAGTCTGGGCATCGAGGTCGGGATCCGGCCGGTGGCCGACGGGGTGAGCGGCAGTTGCCTCGTGCTGGTCACCCCCGATGCGCAGCGCACCATGCTGACCCATCTCGGGGCCTCCGCGGGATTGGGTCGGGAGCATCTCGAAGAGGCCGACATCGGTGCCGCGCGCTGGCTCTATGTCGAGGGTTATCTCTTCGCCGGTGATGCCACACGCGGGGCGGCGCTGGAGGCGATCGACCGGGCGCGTTCCGCCGGGGGGGTGCAGGTGGCGTTGACCCTCTCCGACCCGTTCATCGTCGAGGTGGCGCGCGAGACGCTGGCGTCGTTGATCGAGCGTGGGGCGATCGACCTGCTCTTCTGCAACGAGCTCGAGGGGCGGGCGCTCGCCGGGTGCGATGCACCGGAGGAGTGCGCCCGCTGGATGGGGCGTCGTGTACCGGCCGTGGCGCTGACCATGGGGGCGAAGGGGTCGTTGATCCTCCATGACGGGATCCTGGAGGAGATCGATGGCGTGGCGGTGGATGCGGTGGACACCACCGGCGCCGGAGACATGTATGCCGCCGGCGTGCTCTATGGCATCACCCATGGCCGGAGCTGGCGAGAGGCGGGCGAGATCGGAAGCCGCGCCGCCGCTCGGATCGTCACCCGCCCGGGCGCCCGTCTGGGTGCCGGGGCGGCGGAGGTGTCGGCCGGGCTTCCCGGCTGA